The following coding sequences lie in one Streptomyces venezuelae genomic window:
- a CDS encoding carboxylesterase/lipase family protein, which yields MAADADRSHPTAMTVHGPVRGERRATGARFLGIPYAAPPVGDLRFAAPAPPHPWTAPLDATAYGPTAQRRGFGDGATIPEPSVPGADILNLNVFTPDPAPDASLPVLFWIHGGGYVAGSAASPWYDGAAFNRDGVVLVSVGYRLGIEGFLHLRDAPDNRGVRDWIAALEWVRDNIAGFGGDPAKVTLTGQSAGGGAVQTLLAAPSARGLFRAAISMSGSLIEPQERWVGPAVADLFTRRTGLPAEAAALRDLSDDRLLELQDALTGPGPDRERLPGPLLGPVADGRLVPRPVLTELTEGDLAADVPLLLGYTRHEFHEFGGQELTDLVFRRPALAVARARAARRQPTWRYEFVWPSPVPGPRHGLAFHCLDLPFAFDLLHAEGVTAAAGAAPPQALADTMHGAWTAFVRDLDPGAATFPGGLHWQN from the coding sequence ATGGCCGCCGACGCAGACCGCTCGCACCCGACCGCCATGACAGTCCATGGCCCCGTCCGCGGCGAACGCCGGGCCACCGGGGCCCGGTTCCTCGGCATCCCCTACGCCGCGCCGCCCGTCGGCGACCTCCGCTTCGCGGCACCCGCCCCGCCCCACCCATGGACCGCGCCGCTGGACGCCACCGCGTACGGGCCGACCGCGCAACGCCGCGGATTCGGCGACGGAGCGACCATCCCGGAACCGTCGGTCCCCGGCGCGGACATCCTCAACCTGAACGTCTTCACCCCCGATCCGGCCCCGGACGCGTCGCTGCCCGTCCTGTTCTGGATCCACGGCGGCGGCTACGTCGCGGGGTCCGCGGCGAGCCCCTGGTACGACGGCGCCGCGTTCAACCGGGACGGCGTCGTCCTCGTGTCGGTCGGCTACCGACTGGGCATCGAGGGCTTCCTGCACCTGCGCGACGCCCCGGACAACCGCGGCGTACGCGACTGGATCGCCGCCCTGGAATGGGTGCGCGACAACATCGCGGGGTTCGGCGGCGACCCCGCGAAGGTCACGCTAACCGGGCAGTCGGCGGGCGGCGGGGCCGTCCAGACGCTGCTCGCGGCACCCTCCGCCCGCGGTCTGTTCCGCGCGGCGATATCCATGTCAGGCTCGCTCATCGAGCCGCAGGAGCGCTGGGTCGGCCCGGCCGTGGCCGACCTGTTCACCCGGCGCACGGGTCTGCCCGCCGAGGCGGCGGCCCTCCGCGACCTGTCCGACGACCGGCTCCTCGAACTCCAGGACGCGCTGACCGGGCCCGGCCCCGACCGGGAACGGCTGCCCGGGCCCCTGCTCGGACCGGTCGCCGACGGGCGGCTCGTCCCGCGGCCGGTCCTCACCGAGCTCACCGAGGGCGACCTGGCCGCCGATGTGCCGCTGCTCCTCGGGTACACCCGGCACGAGTTCCACGAGTTCGGCGGCCAGGAGCTGACCGACCTCGTCTTCCGGCGCCCGGCCCTCGCGGTGGCGCGGGCCCGTGCGGCACGCCGACAGCCCACCTGGCGCTACGAGTTCGTGTGGCCCTCACCCGTGCCGGGCCCCCGGCACGGCCTCGCCTTCCACTGTCTCGACCTGCCCTTCGCGTTCGACCTGCTCCACGCCGAAGGGGTCACCGCCGCCGCGGGCGCCGCCCCGCCCCAGGCCCTCGCCGACACGATGCACGGCGCCTGGACGGCGTTCGTCCGCGACCTCGACCCGGGCGCCGCCACGTTCCCGGGCGGCCTCCACTGGCAGAACTGA
- a CDS encoding DUF6531 domain-containing protein codes for MAHRPADWHVLDLDKDPTPGDPHRVRSLAKSLHDFADDVGRVLRDIKGMAGDEAILKWVGKTADAFTEKFEDAPDKLKKLKKSYEMAGDALSAYWPELERAQTLADKALVKGREAQADLSSAKSRLSSADSWVERAGKEADKYKDKPGGGKDVPKPDEDKVRAATRNANSAEKAQKSAQGDVDSAKSALEAAKKMAADARKMREEAAGTAKKKIDEASDAGIRNRKWWEEIGDWVSDNWDTIVAVCKVVVAVVGIIAMIVGGPILAAIVIVAGAIVLADTLSKYAKGQATLMDVAFAAMDCVPGMKGLTTAAKLGKGLKGLKGGLKGFKSARTALKDGAKGAYNRAKSKIKGCGDPVDAATGQMFLDETDVSLPGTLPLSFTRRVASGYRSGGWFGPSWTSTIDQRLEIDEDGVVFVTADGMLLTYPHPEEPGTPVLPESGPRWPLTRLDGGGYRVSEPLTGHDRHFAEPTDDYPDVAPLHRISDRNNNTVDFDHDADGTPLALRHSGGYHLRLSVEDDRVTALALVDPAGGDDILVKRYGYTDGNLTTVTNSSGLPLRFTYDDGLRITSWEDTNNSRYHYTYDDQDRCVAQWGMAGHQAFTFAYDVLDPAWPDCRVTEVTTAEGAVSRVVVDDDCLVVAETDPLGATVTTTYDSHQHVTATTDQLGHRTAFVNNEQGQPVQVTRPDGSVVRIAYDDLYLPTELALPDGTFWRYTNDERGNVTAVTDPVGATTQFLRGPDGSVVEARDATGRTAAYVNDAAGLPLSATDSRGSTTHYTYNPFGLTSEVTDPLGNRTRIDWTVEGLPSRRTDPDGTYETWEYDGEGNCVRHLDALGRASTFEYTHFDRLSARIEPGGERYSFTHDAALRLTRVTNPLGMTWDYSYDAAGRLLCETDFDGRLARYSYDAAGRLSERTNGLGQRIRYHRDPLGQITAKDADGRVTTYTYSVNGSLTGAVAPDSSLQVELDAVGRRVTETVDGRTMRFAYDPAGNRTLRTTPSGTRSTWDYDAAGRAVRLSTAGHTIDFTHDAADREVHRHIDRALTFTHDYDSLGRLVTQESTAPGDRRIARRSYTYRPDGHLTGIEDSSTGSRRFDLDGPGRVTAVRAAGWSERYAYDSMGNQTEAEWPARHPGHEATGPRTYAGTRLTRAGSVHYEHDAQGRVVVRRKTRLSRKPDIWSYEWDAEDRLTAVTTPDGSRWRYTYDPLGRRTAKLRLGADGETVLERVVFSWDGNTLCEQTTELEKPGRYTTLTWDHDGLSPLSQAERIWAADAPQEVIDERFFAIVTDLVGTPTQLLTPDGETAWHTRSTLWGSTVWNRDATAYTPLRFPGQYHDPETGLHYNHHRHYDPETGRYTSPDPLGLLPAPNPVAYVHNPHTWSDPLGLAPLCHKHGGDTGSPDGPGLLPGPAPQRATDMLNKVNARPDGIGKVDGYHGNKNWGNNKSQLPGGKYKEWDVNAKTDLPHCSAPGCGDEIRGTERLLTPKDGPGPAYYTPDHYGTFYYVGEFTG; via the coding sequence GTGGCGCACCGTCCAGCCGATTGGCATGTACTCGACCTGGACAAGGATCCGACGCCGGGTGATCCGCATCGGGTGCGGTCGCTGGCCAAGAGCCTGCACGACTTCGCCGACGACGTGGGCAGGGTCCTCCGTGACATCAAGGGGATGGCGGGCGACGAGGCCATCCTGAAGTGGGTGGGCAAGACCGCCGACGCGTTCACGGAGAAGTTCGAGGACGCCCCGGACAAGCTGAAGAAGCTCAAGAAGAGCTACGAGATGGCGGGCGACGCGCTGTCCGCGTACTGGCCCGAGCTGGAGCGCGCCCAGACCCTGGCCGACAAGGCGCTGGTCAAGGGCCGCGAGGCCCAGGCCGACCTGAGCAGCGCCAAGTCCCGGCTCTCCTCGGCCGATTCCTGGGTGGAGCGGGCGGGCAAGGAAGCGGACAAGTACAAGGACAAGCCGGGCGGCGGCAAGGACGTGCCCAAGCCGGACGAGGACAAGGTCCGCGCCGCGACCCGCAACGCGAACTCGGCGGAGAAGGCGCAGAAGTCCGCTCAAGGCGATGTCGACTCGGCGAAGAGTGCGCTGGAGGCGGCGAAGAAGATGGCGGCCGACGCGCGCAAGATGCGCGAGGAGGCCGCGGGCACCGCGAAGAAGAAGATCGACGAGGCCTCCGACGCGGGCATCAGGAACCGCAAGTGGTGGGAGGAGATCGGCGACTGGGTCTCCGACAACTGGGACACCATCGTCGCCGTCTGCAAGGTCGTCGTCGCGGTCGTCGGGATCATCGCGATGATCGTCGGCGGCCCCATCCTCGCCGCGATCGTGATCGTCGCGGGCGCCATCGTGCTGGCCGACACCTTGAGCAAATACGCGAAAGGCCAGGCCACCCTCATGGACGTGGCCTTCGCCGCCATGGACTGCGTCCCCGGCATGAAGGGCCTCACCACCGCCGCCAAACTCGGCAAGGGGCTAAAGGGCCTCAAGGGTGGGCTCAAAGGATTCAAGTCCGCGCGCACGGCCCTCAAGGACGGGGCGAAGGGCGCGTACAACCGCGCCAAGAGCAAGATCAAGGGCTGCGGCGACCCGGTCGACGCGGCCACCGGGCAGATGTTCCTGGACGAGACCGACGTCTCCCTGCCGGGCACGCTGCCCTTGTCCTTCACCCGTCGGGTCGCCTCGGGTTACCGGTCCGGCGGCTGGTTCGGCCCGAGCTGGACGTCCACGATCGACCAGCGCCTGGAGATCGACGAGGACGGCGTCGTCTTCGTCACCGCGGACGGCATGCTCCTCACGTACCCGCATCCGGAGGAGCCGGGCACCCCCGTCCTGCCGGAGTCGGGACCGCGCTGGCCGCTGACCCGCCTCGACGGCGGCGGCTACCGCGTCAGCGAGCCGCTCACCGGTCACGACCGCCACTTTGCCGAGCCCACCGACGACTACCCCGACGTGGCGCCTCTGCACCGGATCAGCGACCGCAACAACAACACGGTCGACTTCGACCACGACGCCGACGGCACGCCGCTCGCCCTGCGTCACTCCGGCGGCTACCACCTCAGACTGTCCGTCGAGGACGACCGCGTCACCGCCCTCGCCCTGGTGGACCCCGCGGGCGGCGACGACATCCTCGTCAAGCGGTACGGCTACACCGACGGCAACCTCACCACCGTCACCAACTCCTCCGGCCTGCCCCTGCGATTCACCTACGACGACGGGCTGCGCATCACCTCGTGGGAGGACACCAACAACAGCCGCTACCACTACACCTATGACGACCAGGACCGGTGCGTCGCGCAGTGGGGCATGGCCGGCCACCAGGCATTCACCTTCGCCTACGACGTACTGGACCCAGCCTGGCCGGACTGCCGCGTCACGGAGGTCACCACGGCCGAGGGAGCCGTCTCCCGTGTCGTCGTCGACGACGACTGCCTGGTGGTCGCCGAGACCGACCCGCTCGGTGCCACGGTCACCACCACATACGACTCCCACCAGCACGTCACGGCCACCACGGACCAGCTCGGGCACCGCACGGCTTTCGTGAACAACGAGCAGGGACAGCCCGTCCAGGTGACACGGCCCGACGGAAGCGTCGTGCGCATCGCCTACGACGACCTGTACCTGCCCACGGAACTGGCTCTGCCGGACGGCACGTTCTGGAGGTACACCAACGACGAGCGCGGCAACGTCACGGCCGTCACGGACCCCGTCGGTGCGACCACGCAATTCCTCCGCGGCCCGGACGGAAGCGTCGTCGAGGCGCGGGACGCGACGGGCCGCACCGCCGCCTATGTGAACGACGCCGCTGGTCTGCCGCTTTCCGCGACGGACAGTCGGGGCAGCACCACGCACTACACGTACAACCCCTTTGGACTGACCAGCGAGGTGACCGACCCGCTCGGCAACCGCACCCGCATCGACTGGACCGTCGAAGGCCTGCCGTCCCGGCGCACCGACCCCGACGGAACGTACGAGACCTGGGAGTACGACGGTGAGGGCAACTGTGTCCGTCATCTCGACGCCCTGGGCCGGGCCAGCACCTTCGAGTACACGCACTTCGACCGGTTGAGCGCGCGCATCGAACCGGGAGGCGAGCGGTACTCCTTCACGCACGACGCCGCGCTCCGCCTCACCCGGGTGACCAATCCGCTGGGAATGACCTGGGACTACTCCTACGATGCGGCGGGCCGACTGCTCTGCGAGACCGACTTCGACGGACGCCTCGCCCGCTACTCCTACGACGCGGCGGGCCGGCTCTCTGAGCGGACGAACGGGCTCGGGCAGCGGATCCGCTACCACCGGGACCCACTGGGGCAGATCACGGCCAAGGACGCGGACGGCAGGGTCACCACCTACACGTACTCGGTGAACGGTTCCCTGACCGGTGCCGTCGCCCCGGACAGCAGCCTGCAGGTGGAACTCGACGCGGTCGGCCGCCGCGTCACGGAGACGGTGGACGGCCGGACCATGCGCTTCGCCTACGACCCCGCGGGCAACCGGACCCTGCGCACCACGCCCTCCGGCACCCGTAGCACCTGGGACTACGACGCCGCGGGACGCGCCGTCCGGCTCTCCACAGCCGGGCACACCATCGACTTCACCCACGACGCGGCCGACCGTGAGGTCCACCGCCACATCGACCGGGCCCTCACCTTCACCCACGACTACGACAGCCTCGGCAGGCTCGTCACGCAGGAGAGCACGGCTCCCGGGGACCGGCGGATCGCGCGGCGCTCCTACACCTATCGGCCCGACGGCCACCTCACCGGCATCGAGGACTCCAGCACCGGCAGCCGGCGCTTCGACCTCGACGGGCCGGGCCGGGTGACGGCCGTGCGGGCGGCGGGGTGGAGCGAGCGTTATGCCTACGACTCCATGGGCAACCAGACCGAGGCGGAGTGGCCCGCCCGCCACCCCGGCCACGAGGCCACAGGGCCGCGCACGTACGCGGGTACACGGCTGACCCGGGCGGGAAGTGTGCATTACGAGCATGACGCCCAAGGGCGTGTGGTCGTGCGCCGCAAGACCCGGCTCTCCCGCAAGCCCGACATCTGGAGTTACGAATGGGACGCCGAGGACCGTCTCACCGCGGTCACCACTCCGGACGGCAGCCGCTGGCGTTACACCTACGACCCCTTGGGCAGGCGGACCGCCAAGCTCCGTCTCGGCGCCGACGGGGAGACCGTTCTGGAACGGGTCGTCTTCTCCTGGGACGGCAACACGCTCTGCGAGCAGACCACCGAGCTGGAAAAACCGGGCCGGTACACCACGCTCACCTGGGATCACGACGGGCTCTCGCCGCTGAGCCAGGCCGAACGAATATGGGCTGCCGACGCACCTCAAGAGGTCATCGACGAGCGCTTCTTCGCCATCGTCACCGATCTGGTCGGCACTCCGACCCAGCTGCTCACTCCGGACGGCGAGACAGCCTGGCACACCCGGTCCACGCTCTGGGGCAGCACCGTCTGGAACCGAGACGCGACGGCGTACACCCCACTGCGCTTCCCCGGCCAGTACCACGACCCAGAGACGGGCCTCCACTACAACCACCACCGGCACTACGATCCGGAGACCGGGCGCTACACCAGCCCCGACCCCCTGGGCCTGCTCCCGGCGCCGAACCCCGTCGCCTACGTCCACAACCCCCACACCTGGTCCGACCCCCTGGGTCTCGCGCCGCTGTGCCACAAGCACGGCGGAGACACCGGCAGCCCCGACGGCCCCGGACTGCTGCCCGGCCCCGCGCCGCAGCGGGCCACGGACATGTTGAACAAGGTCAACGCCCGGCCCGACGGAATCGGAAAGGTCGACGGATACCATGGCAACAAGAACTGGGGTAACAACAAATCCCAACTGCCCGGGGGCAAGTACAAGGAATGGGACGTCAACGCGAAGACCGATCTCCCGCACTGCAGTGCACCGGGCTGCGGAGACGAAATCAGGGGCACCGAACGCCTTCTGACCCCGAAGGACGGTCCCGGCCCCGCGTATTACACCCCGGACCACTATGGAACGTTCTACTACGTCGGCGAATTCACGGGATGA
- a CDS encoding M4 family metallopeptidase — MTPHISRKRSMLAISTAVAAGALLAAGLTTGASAQPVSASGTPVALSSTARADLLQDASADTAATADRIGLGAKEKLVVRDVVKDANGTTHTRYERTYDGLPVLGGDLVVHTAKSGKVKSVTKATKASVKVASTDAKLGKSAVAKSAESTAAKAKTGKADAQSPRKVIWAASGKPVLAYETVVTGVQKDGTPSRLHVITDATTGKKLFERQAIENGTGNSQYSGKVEIGSKKGSNGFDLTDDSRGGHSTFNLENGQGEGKLFTDDDDTWGNGKPDDAQTAAVDAAYGAQVTWDYYKNVHGREGIKGDGKGATSRVHYGDSYVNAFWDDSCFCMTYGDGEGNKKPLTSIDVAAHEMSHGVTSATGNMEYSGESGGLNEATSDIFGSSVEFNAKSPEDIGDYLIGEEIDINGDGSPLRYMDKPSKDGQSLDSWSTDAGNVDVHYSSGIANHFFYLLSEGSGAKEINGVKYDSPTADGSKVEGIGRDKAEKIWFKALTAYFTSTTDYKAAREGTLKAATDLYGADSAEVKAVGAAWTGVAVK, encoded by the coding sequence GTGACCCCCCACATATCCCGTAAGCGTTCGATGCTGGCGATCTCGACCGCGGTCGCCGCCGGAGCGCTGCTCGCCGCCGGTCTCACCACCGGCGCCTCCGCGCAGCCCGTCTCCGCGTCCGGCACACCCGTCGCCCTCTCGTCGACGGCCCGCGCGGACCTGCTGCAGGACGCGAGCGCGGACACGGCAGCCACCGCCGACAGGATCGGCCTCGGCGCCAAGGAGAAGCTGGTCGTCCGCGACGTCGTCAAGGACGCCAATGGCACCACGCACACCCGCTACGAGCGCACCTACGACGGCCTGCCCGTCCTCGGCGGCGACCTCGTCGTGCACACCGCCAAGAGCGGCAAGGTGAAGAGCGTCACCAAGGCCACCAAGGCCTCGGTGAAGGTCGCGTCCACCGACGCGAAGCTCGGCAAGTCCGCCGTGGCCAAGTCGGCCGAGTCGACCGCCGCCAAGGCCAAGACCGGCAAGGCCGACGCGCAGTCGCCGCGCAAGGTGATCTGGGCCGCCTCCGGCAAGCCCGTCCTCGCGTACGAAACCGTCGTCACCGGTGTGCAGAAGGACGGCACGCCGAGCAGACTGCACGTCATCACCGACGCCACGACCGGCAAGAAGCTCTTCGAGCGTCAGGCCATCGAGAACGGCACCGGCAACAGCCAGTACAGCGGCAAGGTCGAGATCGGCTCCAAGAAGGGCAGCAACGGCTTCGACCTGACCGACGACTCGCGCGGCGGCCACTCCACGTTCAACCTGGAGAACGGCCAGGGCGAGGGCAAGCTCTTCACGGACGACGACGACACGTGGGGCAACGGCAAGCCGGACGACGCCCAGACCGCCGCCGTCGACGCCGCCTACGGCGCCCAGGTCACCTGGGACTACTACAAGAACGTCCACGGCCGCGAGGGCATCAAGGGCGACGGCAAGGGCGCGACCTCCCGCGTCCACTACGGCGACTCGTACGTCAACGCCTTCTGGGACGACAGCTGCTTCTGCATGACGTACGGCGACGGCGAGGGCAACAAGAAGCCCCTCACCTCGATCGACGTCGCGGCCCACGAGATGTCGCACGGCGTCACCTCGGCGACCGGCAACATGGAGTACAGCGGTGAGTCGGGCGGCCTGAACGAGGCCACCTCCGACATCTTCGGCTCCTCCGTCGAGTTCAACGCCAAGAGCCCCGAGGACATCGGCGACTACCTCATCGGCGAAGAGATCGACATCAACGGCGACGGCTCCCCGCTGCGCTACATGGACAAGCCCTCCAAGGACGGCCAGTCCCTGGACAGCTGGAGCACCGACGCGGGCAACGTCGACGTCCACTACTCCTCGGGCATCGCCAACCACTTCTTCTACCTCCTGTCCGAGGGCAGCGGCGCGAAGGAGATCAACGGCGTCAAGTACGACTCGCCGACCGCCGACGGCTCCAAGGTCGAGGGCATCGGCCGTGACAAGGCCGAGAAGATCTGGTTCAAGGCCCTGACGGCTTACTTCACGTCGACGACCGACTACAAGGCGGCCCGCGAGGGCACGCTGAAGGCGGCGACGGACCTGTACGGCGCGGACTCGGCCGAGGTCAAGGCCGTGGGCGCGGCCTGGACGGGCGTCGCGGTCAAGTAA
- the glgP gene encoding alpha-glucan family phosphorylase, giving the protein MKAIRRFTVRPVLPEPLGRLSELARNLRWSWHPRTRDLFKSVDPRLWEASGCDPVRLLGEVPPARLDELARDEDFLRRLDEAADDLRAYVEGERWYQERGGGEGSLPRAVAYFSPEFGITAALPQYSGGLGILAGDHLKAASDLGVPLIGVGLLYRHGYFRQSLSHDAWQQEHYPVLDPNELPLVLLRETDGTPAIVALALPGGRSLRAHVWQAQVGRVPLLLLDSDVEENDPGERDVTDRLYGGGSEHRLLQEMLLGIGGVRAVRAYCRLTGHPEPEVFHTNEGHAGFLGLERIHELAHQGVGFDAALESVRAGTVFTTHTPVPAGIDRFDRELVAHHFGPGAELPRIDAGDVLRLGMETYPGGEPNLFNMAVMGLRLGSRANGVSTLHGSVSREMFAGLWPGFDAQEVPIASITNGVHAPTWVAPEVFRLGARQIGERRTEDALSVGGSDRWDAVADIQDADIWDLRRTLREQLVEEVRRRLYDSWRQRGAATAELGWIDGVLDPGALTVGFARRVPSYKRLTLMLRDRDRLMELLRHPERPVQIVVAGKAHPADDGGKRLIQELVRFTDDPRVRRHIVFLPDYGMAMAQKLYPGCDVWLNNPLRPLEACGTSGMKAALNGCLNLSVLDGWWDEWFEPDFGWAIPTADGAATDEDRRDDLEAAALYDLLERRIAPRFYEQGPGGLPDRWIEMVRRTLTRLGPKVLAGRMVREYVEQLYAPAARAHRALGVTAAGELAAWKARVRAAWPRVAVDHVEASASGATAELGTTLSLRVRVHLGELTPDDVEVQAVAGRVDPEDHLADPSPMPLKPVSGPDVEGRRVYEGPLALDRTGPFGYTVRILPAHRLLAGGAAELGLVAVPSEATGEEAGVLMR; this is encoded by the coding sequence GTGAAGGCCATCCGTCGATTCACCGTACGTCCCGTCCTTCCCGAGCCTCTCGGCCGGCTCTCCGAGCTGGCCCGCAATCTGCGCTGGTCGTGGCATCCGCGCACCCGTGACCTGTTCAAGTCCGTCGACCCCCGGCTGTGGGAGGCCTCCGGCTGCGACCCCGTGCGGCTCCTCGGGGAGGTGCCGCCCGCCCGGCTCGACGAGCTCGCCCGCGACGAGGACTTCCTGCGGCGCCTCGACGAGGCCGCCGACGACCTCCGCGCTTACGTGGAAGGGGAGCGCTGGTACCAGGAGCGGGGCGGCGGCGAAGGGTCGCTGCCGCGCGCCGTCGCCTACTTCTCGCCCGAGTTCGGCATCACCGCCGCGCTGCCGCAGTACTCCGGCGGCCTCGGCATCCTCGCCGGAGACCACCTGAAGGCCGCGAGCGACCTCGGCGTGCCGCTCATCGGCGTCGGACTGCTCTACCGGCACGGCTACTTCCGCCAGTCGCTGTCCCACGACGCCTGGCAGCAGGAGCACTACCCCGTCCTCGACCCCAACGAGCTGCCCCTCGTCCTGCTGCGCGAGACCGACGGCACCCCCGCCATCGTGGCGCTCGCGCTGCCCGGCGGCCGGTCGCTGCGCGCCCACGTCTGGCAGGCGCAGGTCGGCCGCGTCCCGCTGCTGCTGCTCGACTCCGACGTCGAGGAGAACGACCCCGGCGAGCGCGACGTCACCGACCGCCTCTACGGCGGCGGCAGCGAGCACCGGCTGCTCCAGGAGATGCTGCTCGGCATCGGCGGGGTCCGGGCGGTCCGCGCGTACTGCCGACTCACCGGACACCCGGAACCCGAGGTCTTCCACACCAACGAGGGCCACGCCGGCTTCCTCGGCCTCGAACGCATCCACGAACTCGCCCACCAGGGCGTCGGCTTCGACGCCGCGCTGGAGAGCGTGCGCGCCGGGACCGTCTTCACCACCCACACGCCCGTGCCCGCCGGCATCGACCGCTTCGACCGCGAGCTGGTCGCCCACCACTTCGGACCCGGCGCCGAGCTGCCCCGCATCGACGCGGGCGACGTCCTGCGGCTCGGCATGGAGACGTACCCGGGAGGCGAGCCCAACCTCTTCAACATGGCCGTCATGGGCCTGCGGCTCGGCAGCCGCGCCAACGGCGTCAGCACCCTGCACGGCTCGGTGAGCCGCGAGATGTTCGCGGGCCTGTGGCCGGGCTTCGACGCCCAGGAAGTGCCGATCGCCTCCATCACGAACGGCGTGCACGCCCCGACCTGGGTGGCCCCCGAGGTGTTCCGGCTCGGCGCCCGCCAGATCGGTGAACGGCGCACCGAGGACGCGCTGTCCGTCGGCGGCTCCGACCGGTGGGACGCGGTGGCGGACATCCAGGACGCCGACATCTGGGACCTCCGCCGCACCCTTCGCGAGCAGCTCGTGGAGGAGGTCAGGCGGCGCCTGTACGACTCGTGGCGCCAGCGCGGCGCCGCCACCGCCGAGCTGGGCTGGATCGACGGCGTCCTCGACCCGGGCGCCCTCACCGTCGGCTTCGCCCGCCGCGTCCCCTCGTACAAACGTCTCACGCTGATGCTGCGCGACCGCGACCGGCTGATGGAACTGCTCCGCCATCCGGAGCGGCCCGTGCAGATCGTCGTCGCGGGCAAGGCGCACCCGGCGGACGACGGCGGCAAGCGGCTCATCCAGGAGCTGGTCAGGTTCACCGACGACCCGCGGGTGCGCCGCCACATCGTGTTCCTGCCGGACTACGGCATGGCGATGGCGCAGAAGCTCTACCCGGGCTGCGACGTGTGGCTGAACAACCCGCTGCGGCCGCTGGAGGCGTGCGGGACGTCCGGGATGAAGGCGGCCCTGAACGGCTGCCTCAACCTCTCGGTCCTCGACGGCTGGTGGGACGAATGGTTCGAGCCGGACTTCGGCTGGGCCATCCCGACCGCTGACGGGGCGGCCACGGACGAGGACCGCCGCGACGACCTGGAGGCCGCCGCGCTCTACGACCTCCTGGAGCGCCGCATCGCGCCCCGCTTCTACGAACAGGGCCCCGGCGGGCTGCCCGACCGCTGGATCGAGATGGTCCGCAGGACCCTGACCCGGCTCGGCCCGAAGGTCCTCGCGGGCCGCATGGTGCGCGAGTACGTCGAGCAGCTGTACGCGCCCGCCGCACGGGCCCACCGCGCGCTCGGCGTCACCGCCGCGGGCGAACTCGCCGCCTGGAAGGCGCGGGTGCGGGCGGCCTGGCCGCGGGTCGCCGTCGACCACGTCGAGGCGTCGGCGAGCGGCGCCACCGCCGAACTGGGCACGACGCTCTCCCTGCGGGTCCGGGTGCACCTCGGCGAACTGACCCCGGACGACGTGGAGGTGCAGGCCGTCGCGGGCCGCGTCGACCCGGAGGACCACCTCGCCGACCCGTCCCCGATGCCGCTGAAGCCGGTCAGCGGTCCTGACGTGGAGGGGCGGCGGGTGTACGAGGGCCCGCTCGCCCTGGACCGCACGGGACCGTTCGGTTACACGGTGCGCATTCTGCCCGCGCACCGGCTGCTGGCGGGCGGGGCCGCGGAGCTGGGGCTCGTGGCGGTTCCCTCGGAGGCGACGGGGGAGGAGGCGGGAGTGTTGATGCGGTGA
- a CDS encoding barstar family protein, translated as MTGFDITGTSAPWALFVPQGAPEAEGQLAALEAKGGHVYHFAAADLMTEQGIHSAFARTLQFPNYYGRNWDALVDCLDDLCGAVTSRVGIACVIHDAYALVGTEHFPLFVSVLCQGADRANSAVDLDGFPLDRAAIAEHFVFECGEFDREMQEKVARRVEQPDLIVTRGDGFVGAALDPDEWH; from the coding sequence ATGACCGGCTTCGACATCACAGGGACGTCTGCCCCCTGGGCCCTCTTCGTACCTCAAGGCGCACCCGAAGCGGAGGGGCAGCTGGCCGCGCTGGAGGCGAAGGGCGGTCACGTCTATCACTTCGCCGCGGCGGACCTGATGACTGAGCAGGGCATCCACAGTGCGTTCGCGCGCACACTCCAGTTTCCCAACTATTACGGCAGGAACTGGGATGCCTTGGTGGACTGTCTGGACGACTTGTGCGGCGCGGTCACGAGCCGGGTGGGCATCGCGTGCGTCATTCACGATGCGTATGCCCTGGTGGGAACGGAACACTTCCCCCTGTTCGTCTCCGTGCTCTGCCAAGGGGCGGACCGTGCGAACTCGGCGGTGGATCTGGACGGATTCCCTCTGGACAGGGCTGCCATCGCCGAGCATTTCGTCTTCGAGTGCGGCGAGTTCGATCGGGAGATGCAGGAGAAGGTCGCTCGCAGAGTGGAGCAGCCCGACCTGATCGTCACGAGGGGCGACGGCTTCGTCGGAGCCGCTCTCGATCCCGACGAGTGGCACTGA